The Methylomusa anaerophila genome has a segment encoding these proteins:
- a CDS encoding cell division protein ZapA — MAEKTNRVTVEIFGENYALKGNVEPEQVVQLAAILDKRMKKIARSNPKLPPIKVAVLAALHIVDEYLKLEEDYIALIDEMKK, encoded by the coding sequence ATGGCTGAGAAGACAAATAGAGTTACGGTTGAAATATTTGGCGAAAACTATGCGCTTAAGGGCAATGTAGAACCGGAACAGGTTGTACAATTAGCGGCAATACTAGATAAACGCATGAAGAAAATAGCCAGATCTAATCCTAAATTACCACCAATCAAAGTCGCTGTATTAGCAGCTTTGCATATTGTCGATGAATACTTGAAACTTGAAGAAGATTACATTGCACTTATTGACGAGATGAAAAAATAG
- a CDS encoding class II fructose-bisphosphate aldolase, translating into MALVTLKELLQDARKRKYAVGGYNVFNFETLGAVIEVAEELKTPLVIGIPERLFKFVDVDTLSAAMVRAALKSPMPIALHLDHGYTYEGMMKAIRWGFTSIMFDGSSLCFEENLKRTKDITRIAHSLGISVEGELGYVGCYGATKDINEENLVKPETALDFVEKTKIDALAIAVGTNHGAYHGSPKLNFSRLAELNNKVSVPLVLHGGSKLSKDDYQNSIRSGIAKINIATDTSLVAGETLKNELAQNQTANYVHLMSIVKKGVKNSIRKYMLSFDCISKAM; encoded by the coding sequence ATGGCTTTGGTAACACTGAAAGAACTACTTCAGGATGCAAGAAAAAGAAAGTATGCCGTTGGGGGATATAATGTATTTAATTTTGAGACATTAGGCGCAGTAATTGAAGTAGCCGAGGAATTAAAAACCCCTTTGGTGATTGGAATTCCCGAGCGTTTGTTCAAGTTTGTGGATGTTGATACTCTGAGTGCGGCGATGGTAAGAGCGGCGCTGAAGTCGCCAATGCCTATTGCGTTGCATCTGGATCATGGTTATACTTACGAAGGAATGATGAAAGCTATTCGCTGGGGATTTACTTCCATTATGTTTGACGGATCCTCATTGTGTTTCGAAGAAAATTTAAAACGGACGAAAGATATTACACGCATAGCCCATTCTCTCGGAATTTCTGTCGAGGGTGAATTGGGCTATGTTGGTTGTTATGGAGCTACGAAAGATATTAACGAAGAAAACTTGGTGAAGCCGGAGACGGCGCTTGATTTTGTGGAAAAAACCAAGATTGATGCGCTGGCAATAGCAGTGGGTACAAACCATGGAGCCTACCATGGCAGTCCGAAATTAAACTTCTCCCGTCTGGCTGAACTTAATAATAAAGTCAGTGTGCCTTTAGTTCTGCACGGTGGATCTAAATTAAGCAAAGATGATTATCAAAACTCTATACGATCTGGCATTGCAAAGATAAACATCGCGACCGATACTTCTTTAGTTGCCGGGGAAACTCTGAAAAACGAACTTGCCCAAAACCAAACAGCTAACTATGTTCATCTAATGTCCATCGTAAAAAAAGGGGTCAAAAACTCGATACGCAAGTATATGCTGTCCTTTGACTGCATCTCCAAAGCAATGTAA
- the thrS gene encoding threonine--tRNA ligase, whose translation MSKVKIVLKDGAVREYEQGTTLGQLAESISRGLAKAALVAKVDGHVVDLNSKLGTDANVEFVTFETQEGKDAFRHTASHILAQAVKRLYGDVKLGIGPSIANGFYYDFDTSHTFTPEDLVKIQAEMEKIVKEDLPLQRMTAGREEAIRMFGERGENYKQELIQDLPADVEISLYKQGEFIDLCAGPHVPSTGKIKSIKLQSIAGAYWRGDEKRKMLQRIYGTAFEKKADLDAYITMLEEAVKRDHRKLGKELGLFSIEEEGPGFPFFHPKGMVIRNELETFWRKLHNQYRYQEIKTPIILNQKLWQQSGHWDHYKQNMYFTKIDEEGYAVKPMNCPGGILVYRSQHHSYRDLPLRMCELGLVHRHEISGALHGLMRVRSFTQDDAHIFMLPSQIKSEIKGVIELFNRVYGVFGLSYHCELSTKPEKAMGSDEIWELATSALQEALEELNMPYKINPGDGAFYGPKIDFHLRDSIGRTWQCGTIQLDMLMPEKFDLTYIGEDGQKHRPVMIHRVAFGSMERFIGILIEHYAGAFPVWLAPVQVKILPITERHAVYARDLEEWMRGQDIRVEIDDRNEKIGYKIREGQLEKVPYMLVVGDKEVETRSVAVRKRGEGDIGTMPVDKFINQVSGEIKEKI comes from the coding sequence ATGAGCAAGGTTAAAATTGTTCTTAAGGATGGGGCTGTGAGGGAATATGAGCAAGGCACTACCCTTGGCCAGCTTGCGGAATCAATTAGCCGTGGCTTGGCCAAGGCTGCCTTAGTTGCCAAGGTTGACGGTCACGTAGTGGATTTGAATAGTAAACTTGGAACAGATGCAAATGTAGAATTTGTAACATTCGAAACCCAAGAAGGTAAAGATGCCTTCCGCCATACTGCTTCTCACATTTTGGCCCAGGCTGTCAAGCGTTTATATGGTGATGTTAAACTTGGTATTGGTCCGTCTATTGCGAACGGTTTTTATTACGACTTTGATACTTCCCACACTTTTACTCCGGAAGATTTGGTAAAAATTCAAGCAGAGATGGAGAAAATCGTAAAAGAAGATTTGCCTTTACAGCGTATGACAGCCGGCAGGGAAGAGGCAATCCGGATGTTTGGCGAAAGAGGAGAAAATTATAAGCAGGAACTGATTCAGGATTTGCCGGCAGATGTTGAGATTTCTTTATATAAACAAGGAGAATTTATAGATTTGTGTGCCGGTCCGCACGTGCCGTCCACCGGCAAAATTAAATCCATTAAGTTGCAGAGTATTGCCGGCGCTTACTGGCGTGGTGATGAAAAGCGAAAAATGCTTCAGCGCATATATGGCACAGCTTTCGAAAAGAAGGCTGACCTGGATGCTTATATTACAATGCTGGAGGAAGCGGTCAAGCGGGACCATCGTAAGCTTGGCAAGGAATTAGGGCTGTTCAGTATTGAGGAAGAAGGGCCGGGATTTCCGTTTTTCCATCCTAAAGGAATGGTCATCCGCAACGAACTTGAAACATTCTGGCGCAAGCTTCATAATCAGTATCGCTATCAGGAAATTAAGACACCGATTATTCTTAACCAAAAACTGTGGCAGCAATCCGGACACTGGGATCACTACAAGCAAAACATGTATTTTACGAAAATTGACGAAGAAGGATATGCGGTTAAACCCATGAATTGCCCGGGCGGTATATTGGTTTACCGCTCACAGCATCATAGTTATCGGGACCTTCCTTTAAGAATGTGTGAGCTTGGCTTGGTGCATCGCCACGAAATTTCCGGGGCGTTACACGGTCTCATGCGGGTACGCAGCTTTACCCAAGATGATGCTCATATTTTCATGCTTCCTTCGCAGATTAAGAGTGAAATCAAAGGTGTAATTGAGCTCTTCAATAGGGTTTATGGCGTCTTTGGTCTTTCTTATCACTGCGAATTGAGCACCAAGCCCGAAAAAGCCATGGGTTCGGATGAGATATGGGAATTAGCAACCAGTGCTTTGCAAGAGGCGTTGGAAGAACTCAATATGCCATATAAAATTAATCCGGGAGACGGTGCATTCTACGGTCCGAAGATTGATTTTCATTTACGCGACTCTATTGGACGTACGTGGCAGTGCGGCACTATCCAGCTTGACATGCTAATGCCGGAAAAATTCGACCTAACTTACATTGGCGAAGATGGGCAGAAACATCGCCCGGTTATGATTCACCGTGTGGCTTTCGGAAGCATGGAGAGGTTTATCGGCATACTGATCGAACACTATGCCGGCGCTTTCCCCGTATGGCTGGCACCGGTACAAGTTAAAATTCTTCCCATCACCGAGCGTCATGCTGTTTATGCCCGAGACCTTGAAGAATGGATGCGAGGTCAGGATATCCGCGTAGAAATTGATGACCGAAATGAAAAAATCGGTTATAAAATCCGGGAAGGACAGCTTGAAAAAGTTCCATACATGCTTGTCGTTGGCGATAAAGAGGTTGAAACCCGCAGTGTCGCTGTAAGAAAACGGGGGGAAGGCGATATAGGGACAATGCCTGTAGACAAGTTTATTAATCAAGTTTCTGGCGAAATTAAAGAAAAAATATAG
- the infC gene encoding translation initiation factor IF-3, with product MKINEEIRAKEVRLVSSANEQLGIISLRDALRLAAEQNLDLVEVAPTAKPPVCRIMDFGKFRYEQQKREKEVKKKQKVITVKEVKIRPNIEDHDFNVKLKNAQRFLDDGDKVKATIMFRGRELSHPELGKQVLVRMATLLKDIATVERDPKLEGKNMIMILAPKPHNP from the coding sequence TTGAAGATTAATGAGGAGATTCGGGCTAAAGAAGTTCGCCTAGTCAGCAGTGCCAATGAGCAACTTGGTATTATTTCTTTAAGGGACGCTTTGCGTTTAGCTGCTGAACAAAACCTTGATTTGGTTGAGGTAGCTCCCACTGCCAAACCGCCGGTATGCCGGATAATGGATTTTGGTAAATTTAGATATGAGCAGCAAAAGCGTGAAAAAGAAGTAAAGAAAAAACAAAAAGTTATTACTGTAAAAGAAGTTAAAATTCGTCCTAATATTGAAGATCATGATTTTAACGTAAAACTTAAAAATGCTCAGCGTTTTTTGGATGACGGCGACAAGGTTAAAGCTACCATCATGTTCCGGGGAAGGGAACTCTCTCATCCGGAATTAGGCAAGCAAGTTTTGGTCCGGATGGCTACCTTACTTAAAGATATTGCTACTGTTGAACGTGATCCCAAGCTTGAAGGAAAAAATATGATTATGATTCTAGCTCCTAAGCCACACAATCCGTAG
- the ytxC gene encoding putative sporulation protein YtxC: protein MVKLLSIGINGAVDEIREKLVQGCGSLVEEGFSIAFEEMKRGGYTFLSCNVSEGELSFRNYERIKNLLKDDASRILANWIVEHEELNIVNKIIEQNYHYFNPDERQSVRKNTLATLHSANSCDNLGFSAAARHKLILNRIMEYLDNHHELVMEGFVNFRLKDYHQKLSLTVDRVVDDFMMELEYKEFIRVLRYFVDVQEPRVEEAHVIISGNGNFKILDQNSNAISNQYLDNLVLKSQSTADINEISQEDLLISALITIAPHSIIIHSSSHARDQDILETVKNVFDGRVILCKGCEMCKVESLTKR, encoded by the coding sequence GTGGTGAAGCTACTTTCTATTGGTATAAATGGTGCTGTCGATGAAATACGTGAAAAACTGGTACAGGGTTGCGGATCACTGGTAGAGGAAGGATTCTCAATCGCATTTGAGGAAATGAAAAGAGGCGGTTATACTTTTTTGAGTTGTAACGTTAGTGAAGGTGAACTGTCCTTCCGTAACTATGAACGCATTAAAAATTTGTTAAAAGATGATGCTTCTCGAATTTTAGCCAACTGGATTGTAGAGCATGAGGAGCTTAATATAGTAAATAAAATTATCGAACAGAATTATCATTATTTCAATCCGGATGAACGGCAATCTGTGCGGAAAAATACTCTCGCTACCTTACATAGTGCTAATTCCTGCGACAACTTAGGTTTTAGTGCTGCTGCCCGGCATAAATTAATACTCAATAGAATAATGGAATATTTAGATAATCACCATGAACTCGTAATGGAGGGATTTGTTAATTTTCGGTTGAAAGACTATCACCAAAAGCTATCTCTTACAGTAGACCGCGTGGTTGATGATTTTATGATGGAATTAGAATATAAAGAGTTTATTCGTGTCTTACGTTATTTTGTGGATGTTCAGGAGCCTAGGGTAGAGGAAGCCCATGTAATCATCAGTGGCAACGGCAACTTCAAAATATTGGATCAAAATAGCAACGCAATAAGCAATCAGTATCTGGATAACCTGGTACTAAAATCACAAAGCACTGCTGATATTAATGAAATCAGTCAAGAAGATTTACTGATTAGTGCGCTGATCACAATTGCTCCCCATAGTATAATTATTCACAGTTCAAGTCATGCAAGGGATCAAGACATCCTTGAGACTGTCAAAAACGTATTTGACGGCAGGGTTATTCTATGCAAAGGCTGCGAGATGTGCAAAGTGGAGAGCTTGACAAAGCGATAA
- the pheT gene encoding phenylalanine--tRNA ligase subunit beta, with protein sequence MRASIKWLKDYVDINETPEKLADMLTMAGIPVAGIEYLGQNIEGVVTGKIVDIAPHPDADKLSVCRVDSGSEVLTIVTGATNIRKEDIVPVATVGAKLPNGMTIQPAKLRGMMSCGMLCSTDELNIDSKIVPPEARNGIYILAAETPVGVDVRTALGLDDVVLEFELTANRADCFSILGLAREIAVLTGSNIKKPMLSLRESAPDKVNGLADIHIDDPSLCARFAARIFREVKIGPSPVWIQQRIQAAGMRPINNVVDVTNFVMLELGQPLHAYDYDLLSCHSIIVRNPNPGEKITTLDGVKRELEPDMLVIADAVQPVGIAGVMGGLATEVTKNTHTVLLEAASFKGTSIRRTSRALSLRSEASGRFERGVDTANVIRALDRAAKLLEDMGACKVCQGILDVYPGVQLPKQITFSAQEINAYLGTDIPKKTMLDIFKRLEFEVDVQGDCITVTVPTWRGDVTVAADISEEIARIYGYDNVPSTTPVGSMAKGSQSYTQTIIDTVKGLLAGIGFSETMSLSFSHPQVLDKLNVPADSRLRRTIEVLNPITEDFPVLRTTLLGGMMETIARNLSRKNDDLKLYEVGTVYLPARLPLSDFPSEPVMLCGALTGRRHELLWNQSKESVDFYDAKGAVECILEGLGISGYQVSSAEHVSLHPGKTAQFIVDGNVIGYAGEIHPSVLDAFDINRKVYLFEVNVEALEKHASLISEYQSLPKYPAITRDLAIVLPDNVQAGQVEQAIISSAGPLLTGVQLFDVYCGKQVPEGFRSLAFSLTFRSNDRTLTDEEIDTLHKQIVIHIENTFAAKLRV encoded by the coding sequence ATGCGCGCATCGATAAAATGGCTTAAAGACTATGTAGACATAAACGAAACTCCCGAAAAGCTTGCCGATATGCTGACTATGGCAGGTATCCCGGTGGCCGGTATTGAGTATCTGGGGCAAAATATTGAGGGAGTTGTAACCGGAAAAATTGTTGATATTGCACCCCATCCAGATGCCGACAAATTATCAGTTTGCAGAGTAGATAGCGGCTCCGAAGTGTTAACTATCGTCACTGGCGCAACCAATATTCGCAAAGAGGATATAGTGCCGGTAGCAACCGTAGGGGCGAAACTGCCAAACGGCATGACTATACAGCCGGCAAAACTGCGGGGGATGATGTCTTGCGGCATGTTATGTTCAACCGACGAACTCAACATTGACAGTAAGATTGTCCCACCCGAAGCCCGCAACGGAATTTACATTTTAGCGGCTGAAACTCCTGTTGGCGTGGATGTCAGGACTGCTCTCGGACTTGATGATGTGGTATTAGAATTTGAACTGACCGCCAATCGCGCAGACTGTTTTAGTATTTTAGGACTTGCCAGGGAAATTGCTGTTTTGACTGGCAGTAATATAAAAAAGCCTATGCTCAGCTTGCGTGAATCAGCGCCGGATAAAGTGAATGGTTTGGCTGATATTCATATTGATGACCCGTCTCTGTGCGCCAGGTTTGCCGCCCGTATCTTTAGGGAAGTAAAAATAGGCCCTTCGCCTGTTTGGATTCAGCAGCGCATTCAGGCAGCCGGTATGAGACCCATTAATAATGTTGTTGACGTAACAAATTTTGTCATGCTTGAATTGGGGCAACCGCTTCATGCTTATGATTACGACTTATTATCCTGTCACAGCATTATCGTGCGAAATCCAAATCCGGGAGAAAAAATTACTACATTAGACGGAGTGAAAAGAGAGCTTGAGCCGGATATGCTGGTAATAGCGGATGCGGTTCAGCCGGTAGGCATAGCCGGAGTTATGGGGGGACTGGCAACTGAGGTTACAAAAAATACTCATACGGTACTCTTGGAAGCCGCATCTTTTAAAGGGACCAGTATTCGGCGCACCTCCCGCGCCTTAAGTCTCAGATCAGAAGCTTCCGGCAGATTTGAGCGGGGGGTGGATACTGCGAATGTAATAAGAGCTTTGGACCGGGCGGCCAAACTTCTGGAAGATATGGGGGCATGCAAAGTTTGCCAGGGAATTCTGGACGTATACCCTGGGGTTCAGCTTCCTAAACAGATTACATTTTCTGCGCAAGAGATAAATGCCTATTTGGGTACCGATATTCCTAAAAAAACCATGTTGGACATTTTCAAACGCTTAGAGTTCGAAGTTGATGTTCAAGGAGATTGTATTACCGTCACGGTCCCTACGTGGCGGGGAGATGTAACAGTTGCGGCTGACATTAGTGAAGAAATTGCCAGAATTTACGGTTACGATAATGTGCCTTCCACAACACCGGTGGGAAGCATGGCCAAAGGCAGCCAAAGCTATACCCAAACTATTATTGACACAGTTAAGGGTTTATTAGCGGGTATAGGATTTTCGGAGACGATGTCTTTAAGTTTTTCTCACCCTCAGGTTTTGGATAAATTAAACGTGCCTGCCGACAGCCGCTTACGCCGGACGATTGAAGTTCTTAACCCGATAACTGAAGATTTTCCAGTTCTCAGAACTACTCTTTTGGGTGGTATGATGGAAACAATCGCCAGAAACTTATCCAGGAAAAATGATGACTTAAAACTATATGAAGTAGGCACCGTATATTTGCCGGCTAGGCTTCCGCTAAGTGATTTTCCTTCCGAACCGGTAATGCTCTGCGGCGCGTTAACGGGAAGACGTCATGAGTTATTATGGAACCAATCAAAAGAGTCTGTTGATTTTTACGATGCTAAGGGAGCTGTTGAATGTATTCTGGAAGGTTTGGGTATTTCCGGATATCAGGTTTCCAGTGCTGAACATGTGTCGCTGCATCCGGGGAAAACTGCCCAATTTATCGTTGATGGCAATGTAATCGGCTATGCAGGGGAAATCCATCCTTCCGTTCTTGATGCTTTTGACATTAACCGCAAAGTATACTTGTTTGAGGTAAATGTTGAGGCATTGGAAAAGCACGCCAGCCTTATTAGTGAGTATCAGTCTCTGCCTAAATATCCGGCGATTACGCGGGATTTAGCCATAGTATTGCCTGACAATGTCCAGGCGGGACAGGTGGAACAAGCGATAATCAGCAGTGCCGGACCGCTCTTAACCGGCGTGCAATTGTTTGATGTTTATTGCGGCAAACAAGTGCCGGAAGGTTTCCGTAGCTTGGCATTTTCATTAACTTTCCGTTCAAATGACAGAACGTTAACAGATGAAGAAATTGATACCCTTCATAAACAAATTGTTATTCACATAGAGAATACTTTTGCAGCCAAACTAAGAGTATAG
- the rplT gene encoding 50S ribosomal protein L20 → MPRVKKGVTAHRRHKKILKLAKGYRGSKSTLFKKANETVMKALYYARRDRRAKKGDFRKLWITRINAAARINGISYSQMINGLKKAGVEVNRKMLADMAVNDISAFSKLASTAKEQLH, encoded by the coding sequence ATGCCAAGAGTAAAAAAAGGCGTGACTGCACATAGACGTCACAAAAAGATTCTTAAACTTGCCAAAGGATATCGCGGATCTAAGAGTACACTTTTCAAAAAGGCCAATGAAACTGTAATGAAGGCGCTGTATTACGCTCGCCGTGACCGTCGAGCCAAAAAGGGTGATTTTCGTAAGTTGTGGATTACCCGTATCAATGCTGCCGCCCGTATTAACGGTATCTCTTACAGTCAGATGATTAACGGCCTGAAAAAGGCTGGTGTTGAAGTTAATCGTAAAATGCTGGCAGACATGGCTGTAAACGATATATCGGCTTTTAGCAAACTGGCCAGCACTGCCAAAGAACAGCTGCATTAA
- a CDS encoding DUF421 domain-containing protein: MLEIGAVGQVFLRLVILFVAALFVVRIMGNRTVGQLSPFDFVIMVGIGDIIVAGAMDRNPTLIAGAEGLLALLVLQQVIAYLALKNTTLRKWFEGIPITLVKDGKILKDNFNKTQFNFDDLRQELHKKGLDFTDLKDIQLARLESCGEFSLIRTPETEPLTKRDFENYIKSIYENPLSLTGEKWAKFESFMNDVDYLATYIKQLNQNLPSQSDNQVIKNINN; this comes from the coding sequence GTGTTGGAAATTGGGGCTGTTGGGCAGGTATTCCTACGGTTAGTTATATTGTTCGTTGCTGCGTTGTTTGTTGTTAGGATAATGGGAAACCGCACAGTCGGCCAACTTTCCCCATTTGATTTTGTAATCATGGTAGGAATAGGCGATATTATTGTAGCAGGCGCTATGGACCGGAACCCCACTTTAATTGCGGGGGCAGAGGGTCTGCTTGCTCTATTGGTTCTTCAGCAGGTAATTGCATATTTGGCCTTAAAAAATACCACCCTCAGAAAATGGTTTGAAGGTATCCCTATAACTCTGGTGAAAGATGGAAAAATATTAAAAGATAATTTTAATAAAACTCAGTTTAATTTTGATGATTTGCGTCAGGAACTTCATAAAAAGGGCTTGGATTTTACTGATTTAAAAGATATACAGCTTGCACGTCTTGAAAGTTGCGGCGAATTCAGTTTGATCAGGACTCCCGAAACTGAACCGCTAACAAAGCGGGATTTTGAGAACTATATTAAAAGTATATATGAGAATCCCCTTAGTCTAACTGGCGAAAAGTGGGCGAAGTTTGAAAGCTTTATGAACGACGTTGATTATCTGGCAACATATATCAAACAGTTGAATCAAAATCTTCCTTCTCAATCAGACAATCAAGTTATCAAAAATATAAACAATTAA
- a CDS encoding TrmH family RNA methyltransferase has translation MAEIITSSSNKLIKQVASLKQKKYRDELGMFVTEGVRLVEESLSSGWQISLCIYTPSAAKREKVNAMLERLAAMNCRLVQVPEEVYGKISDTEQPQGILTVIKKQSFTLQEIVKSVYPLLVILDGVQDPGNAGTIIRTADAAGCTGVVMLKGSVDVFCTKATRAAMGSLFHLPIVEGIAPEELVPKLHQNGILLYVTSLEGANMYYEANFRMPAAIMFGNEGSGISRELLDIAQTRLNIPLYGKAESLNVSVAAGIILYEAVRQRRPCNLTVPML, from the coding sequence ATGGCCGAGATCATCACCAGTTCCTCCAATAAATTAATAAAACAAGTGGCATCGCTCAAACAGAAAAAGTATCGGGATGAACTAGGAATGTTTGTAACGGAGGGCGTCCGGCTTGTAGAAGAAAGTTTATCTTCCGGTTGGCAGATTAGCCTCTGTATTTATACCCCTTCCGCGGCAAAACGAGAAAAGGTAAATGCTATGTTAGAGCGACTTGCTGCTATGAATTGCAGACTGGTCCAGGTACCGGAAGAGGTATACGGAAAAATATCAGATACGGAGCAGCCCCAAGGTATTTTAACAGTGATAAAAAAGCAGTCTTTCACCCTGCAAGAAATCGTAAAATCGGTGTATCCGCTGCTGGTAATTCTAGATGGGGTACAAGATCCCGGTAATGCGGGAACCATCATTCGTACGGCGGATGCGGCCGGTTGTACGGGAGTCGTTATGCTGAAAGGGTCTGTTGACGTATTTTGCACCAAAGCAACCCGTGCGGCCATGGGATCCCTATTTCATCTGCCTATTGTGGAAGGTATTGCTCCGGAGGAGTTGGTGCCTAAACTTCACCAAAATGGTATACTTCTATACGTTACGTCGCTGGAAGGAGCAAATATGTATTATGAGGCTAATTTCCGAATGCCGGCAGCCATTATGTTTGGCAACGAAGGTAGTGGGATTAGCCGAGAATTGCTGGACATAGCTCAAACTCGGCTAAATATTCCGCTATACGGTAAGGCAGAGTCATTAAATGTTTCAGTGGCAGCAGGAATCATTTTATATGAAGCAGTACGGCAGCGGCGTCCTTGTAATTTGACTGTCCCTATGTTATAA
- the pheS gene encoding phenylalanine--tRNA ligase subunit alpha codes for MEEQLRSLRQTALKELSKANNIDSVNELKVKYLGKKGLLTGVLRGLGALSPEERPRLGQIVNEVRTELEHNISTKLEKLKQAELADRLASEKIDVTLPGRMVSMGHQHPLTLTLNRIKETFMRMGFDVAEGPEVENDYYNFEALNLPQDHPARDMQDSFYITKDFLLRTHTSPVQVRTMQAVEPNSPIRIIAPGTVYRRDYDATHSPMFHQVEGLVIGKGIRFSDLKGTLELFVQEIFGNKVKVRFRPSFFPFTEPSAEVDISCVMCEGDGCRVCSGTGWLEILGSGMVHPRVLAMSNYNPSIVSGFAFGMGIERIAMLVYGIDDLRLFFDNDIRFLRQF; via the coding sequence ATGGAAGAGCAACTGCGTTCGTTACGGCAAACTGCACTTAAAGAGCTGTCAAAGGCAAACAATATAGACAGCGTAAATGAACTAAAAGTTAAGTACTTGGGTAAAAAGGGTTTGCTGACAGGTGTACTGAGAGGATTGGGAGCTTTAAGCCCGGAAGAAAGACCGCGGCTTGGTCAAATTGTCAACGAAGTGAGAACGGAACTGGAACATAATATTTCCACTAAACTTGAGAAATTAAAACAAGCAGAACTTGCCGACCGCTTGGCCTCGGAAAAAATCGATGTAACATTGCCGGGACGTATGGTGTCTATGGGACATCAGCATCCTTTAACTTTAACCCTGAACCGTATTAAAGAAACCTTTATGCGAATGGGATTTGATGTTGCCGAAGGGCCTGAAGTTGAAAACGATTATTATAACTTTGAGGCTCTGAATCTACCGCAGGATCATCCGGCCAGGGATATGCAGGATTCATTCTACATTACTAAGGACTTTCTCTTAAGAACACATACTTCACCGGTCCAAGTCAGAACCATGCAGGCCGTTGAACCCAATAGTCCGATTCGTATTATTGCACCCGGTACAGTATACAGGAGAGATTACGATGCGACTCACTCTCCCATGTTCCACCAGGTTGAGGGGCTGGTAATCGGTAAAGGAATTCGTTTTTCTGATTTGAAAGGCACTCTCGAATTATTTGTGCAAGAGATATTCGGTAATAAGGTAAAGGTACGTTTTAGACCGAGCTTCTTCCCATTCACCGAACCCAGCGCTGAAGTTGACATTTCTTGCGTTATGTGTGAAGGAGATGGCTGCAGGGTGTGTTCCGGTACAGGCTGGCTGGAAATACTGGGTTCCGGCATGGTCCATCCCCGCGTACTGGCAATGAGCAATTACAACCCTTCAATAGTAAGCGGCTTTGCCTTTGGCATGGGTATCGAACGTATTGCTATGCTGGTTTATGGCATTGATGATTTGAGGTTGTTTTTCGATAATGATATACGGTTTTTACGACAATTCTAG
- a CDS encoding YqzL family protein encodes MVAAEFFWRVFEATGSIAAYLWYKRLMTQ; translated from the coding sequence ATGGTGGCCGCCGAATTCTTCTGGAGAGTCTTTGAAGCTACTGGTTCCATTGCTGCATATCTGTGGTACAAAAGATTAATGACGCAATAA